In Streptosporangiales bacterium, a single genomic region encodes these proteins:
- a CDS encoding isochorismatase family protein: MSTLENRPNTALLVVDVQNGVVAGTHGRDAVVANIGKLVGRARQEQVPVVWVQHSDEQLAKNSDEWRIVPELTPDDAEPHVDKSYADSFEDTALETVLAGLDVGRLVVVGAQTDECIRSTLHGALVRGYDATLVSDAHTTEDLTELGAPPPDQVITHTNLYWTYHKAPGRTAGTSTTEAVDLGNTS, translated from the coding sequence ATGAGCACACTCGAGAACAGGCCGAACACGGCGCTGCTCGTCGTCGACGTGCAGAACGGCGTCGTCGCAGGCACGCACGGACGTGACGCGGTCGTCGCGAACATCGGGAAGCTGGTCGGCAGGGCGCGGCAGGAGCAGGTGCCTGTGGTCTGGGTCCAGCACTCCGACGAGCAGCTGGCCAAGAACAGCGACGAGTGGCGCATCGTCCCTGAGCTGACACCGGACGACGCCGAGCCGCACGTGGACAAGAGCTACGCCGACTCCTTCGAGGACACCGCTCTCGAGACCGTGCTGGCAGGTCTCGACGTCGGGCGCCTGGTCGTCGTCGGCGCGCAGACCGACGAGTGCATCCGCTCCACCCTGCACGGCGCGCTCGTCCGCGGCTACGACGCGACCTTGGTCAGCGACGCCCACACCACCGAGGACCTGACGGAGCTGGGCGCACCGCCGCCGGACCAGGTCATCACGCACACCAACCTGTACTGGACCTACCACAAGGCCCCAGGCCGCACTGCAGGAACATCAACCACCGAGGCCGTCGACCTCGGCAACACCTCCTGA
- a CDS encoding DUF997 family protein — MSGNETFDEDPRYRLSAKGAALFAVVYLVIGAVSMTLGFTLGRPGAEITYVLGFPSWVFWTLIVWQVVVVGIIFVLVRFTPYFRDIPLTESGEPEPEDEAA; from the coding sequence ATGAGCGGCAACGAGACCTTCGACGAGGATCCCCGGTACCGATTGTCCGCGAAGGGGGCCGCGCTGTTCGCGGTCGTCTACCTGGTGATCGGTGCGGTCAGCATGACCCTCGGATTCACCCTCGGCCGGCCGGGTGCCGAGATCACGTACGTCCTGGGCTTCCCCTCGTGGGTGTTCTGGACGCTCATCGTCTGGCAGGTGGTGGTGGTCGGCATCATCTTCGTGCTGGTGCGGTTCACCCCTTACTTCCGCGACATCCCGCTGACCGAGTCCGGTGAGCCCGAGCCGGAGGACGAGGCCGCATGA
- the panF gene encoding sodium/panthothenate symporter — protein MTALLITGILYLVVLLVLGIVARRATNRQEATTARAYMLEYYLAGRKLGWVALLFTTAATFYSAGTFIGAPGLAFDAGYVWPLAVAPQHLAMAILFLLTGAKFAIVARKLGFITPMDFFRARYRSTPVVLIGGLATVFFLIVYIAPQFVGGARIFESATGLPYTTTLIVFLVVVSAYTIYGGFRAVVMTDILQGVAMTAGAIALWAFIIARVGDLEPVHRDIAQTDPDLLHLGTGAFAIVITGYVTFSLSGVAQPQIMLRAMAYRTSKDMYRAVVAGVLVVTLFSSTFMILGVIARGLFPDLDTPDQAIPNLILTYVPSALAGLVLAAPLAAVMSTIDSMLLLNTSVVAKDIYVNYINKNASIKQVKVVSVVAGIVMTLIVLWLTLEPPAFLETLVIYALGGLTATFWAPLLFGLYWKRGNKYGALASMLGGIPVYVLLDRLVDTGDLGAVVIALPVAIVLYVVVSLLTPPPPREVIQDFWGRRPASVPASDAAEG, from the coding sequence ATGACCGCGCTGCTCATCACCGGGATCCTGTACCTGGTGGTCCTGTTGGTCCTCGGCATCGTGGCCAGGAGGGCCACCAACCGGCAAGAGGCGACCACCGCCAGGGCGTACATGCTCGAGTACTACCTGGCCGGCCGGAAGCTCGGCTGGGTCGCCCTGCTGTTCACCACGGCTGCGACTTTCTACAGCGCAGGGACGTTCATCGGCGCGCCAGGACTCGCGTTCGATGCCGGTTACGTGTGGCCGCTCGCCGTCGCGCCACAACACCTCGCCATGGCCATCCTGTTCCTGCTGACCGGCGCGAAGTTCGCGATCGTCGCGAGGAAGCTCGGGTTCATCACGCCGATGGACTTCTTCCGCGCCAGGTACCGCAGCACCCCCGTGGTGCTCATCGGCGGGCTGGCGACGGTGTTCTTCCTGATCGTCTACATCGCCCCGCAGTTCGTCGGCGGCGCACGCATCTTCGAGTCCGCGACCGGTCTGCCCTACACGACCACCCTGATCGTCTTCCTCGTGGTGGTCTCTGCGTACACCATCTACGGCGGGTTCCGTGCGGTCGTCATGACCGACATCCTGCAGGGCGTGGCGATGACCGCCGGCGCCATCGCGCTCTGGGCGTTCATCATCGCCAGGGTGGGCGACCTGGAACCGGTGCACCGCGACATCGCGCAGACCGACCCGGACTTGTTGCATCTGGGTACCGGCGCGTTCGCGATCGTCATCACCGGCTACGTCACGTTCTCGCTCTCCGGCGTCGCACAACCGCAGATCATGCTGCGGGCGATGGCCTACCGGACGTCGAAGGACATGTACCGCGCGGTCGTCGCCGGTGTCCTGGTGGTGACGCTGTTCTCGTCGACGTTCATGATCCTCGGCGTGATCGCCCGCGGGCTGTTCCCCGACCTGGACACCCCGGACCAGGCGATACCGAACCTGATCCTCACCTACGTGCCGTCGGCGCTCGCCGGGCTGGTGCTGGCCGCGCCGCTCGCGGCGGTGATGTCCACCATCGACTCGATGCTGCTGCTGAACACGTCCGTGGTCGCCAAGGACATCTACGTCAACTACATCAACAAGAACGCGAGCATCAAGCAGGTGAAGGTCGTCTCGGTCGTCGCCGGCATCGTGATGACGCTGATCGTCCTGTGGCTCACGCTCGAACCGCCGGCCTTCCTCGAGACGCTGGTGATCTACGCGCTCGGCGGCCTCACCGCGACGTTCTGGGCGCCGCTGCTCTTCGGCCTCTACTGGAAGCGCGGCAACAAGTACGGCGCGCTCGCCTCCATGCTCGGCGGCATCCCCGTCTACGTGCTCCTCGACCGGCTGGTCGACACCGGGGACCTCGGCGCGGTCGTGATCGCGCTCCCGGTGGCGATCGTGCTGTACGTGGTGGTCTCGCTGCTGACACCACCGCCACCGCGCGAGGTGATCCAGGACTTCTGGGGCCGCCGGCCGGCCAGCGTCCCCGCGAGCGATGCGGCCGAGGGGTGA
- a CDS encoding amidohydrolase family protein, producing MADLLVTGGTVVDGTGNPGYPATLAVEGDRVRILRGNGEPPPAGRVIDATGMVVAPGFIDMHSHSGLMIFAEPTHLPKVSQGVTTELIGVDGCSYAPFTDPDELRRFVTFNAGLDGCPDLGYDWDTVASYLTRFDNEVAVNIGCLVGNSALRIAALGWDQVPADQRAVANMRAMLREALEEGAFGMSTGLDYPPGSYASTEELGELCKEPARVGGLYHTHVRYWMGDQFLDPFREAFEITRQGGCPLHLTHFYHKAKYPRGSDVMFDLLEREVGLGVDVTFDAYPYEWSSTRLTILLPQWIQAGGPEPTLARLADPDCRERFKAELANGDPDDTWRAAHEWVRLGHFGEPHNRRYENMTMAAVARERRQDVVDAFLDLLVEENLRINEVQPGPTGSTLAKFVTHRLGMVGTDSVFIGDKPSPRTYGSFPRILGEFVREERHLSLPEAVRKFTSFPAGRLGLPDRGLLRDGFAADVVVFDPERVRAVATYDQPRRQSLGIEYVIVNGTVVLDRGTHTGALPGRGLRRGHTR from the coding sequence ATGGCTGACCTGCTCGTCACCGGCGGGACGGTGGTGGACGGCACCGGCAACCCCGGCTACCCGGCGACGCTGGCGGTCGAGGGCGACCGGGTGCGGATCCTCAGGGGTAACGGCGAGCCGCCCCCGGCGGGACGGGTGATCGACGCCACGGGGATGGTCGTGGCGCCCGGCTTCATCGACATGCACTCGCACTCCGGGCTGATGATCTTCGCCGAGCCGACCCACCTGCCGAAGGTGTCGCAGGGCGTGACCACCGAGCTGATCGGCGTGGACGGTTGCTCGTACGCGCCGTTCACCGACCCGGACGAGCTGCGCAGGTTCGTCACGTTCAACGCCGGCCTGGACGGCTGCCCCGACCTCGGCTACGACTGGGACACCGTGGCCAGCTACCTGACCAGGTTCGACAACGAGGTCGCGGTGAACATCGGCTGCCTGGTCGGCAACTCCGCGCTGCGGATCGCCGCGCTCGGCTGGGACCAGGTGCCCGCGGACCAGCGGGCCGTCGCGAACATGCGCGCGATGCTGCGGGAGGCGCTCGAGGAGGGCGCCTTCGGCATGTCCACCGGGCTGGACTACCCGCCGGGCAGCTACGCGTCCACCGAGGAGCTCGGCGAGCTGTGCAAGGAGCCGGCGAGAGTCGGCGGGCTGTACCACACGCACGTCAGGTACTGGATGGGCGACCAGTTCCTCGACCCGTTCCGGGAGGCGTTCGAGATCACCCGGCAGGGCGGCTGCCCGCTGCACCTGACGCACTTCTACCACAAGGCGAAGTACCCGCGCGGCTCCGACGTGATGTTCGACCTGCTGGAGCGCGAGGTCGGCCTCGGCGTCGACGTGACCTTCGACGCCTACCCGTACGAGTGGAGCAGCACCAGGCTCACCATCCTGCTGCCGCAGTGGATCCAGGCCGGTGGGCCGGAGCCGACGCTCGCGCGGCTGGCCGACCCCGACTGTCGCGAACGGTTCAAGGCGGAGCTGGCGAACGGTGATCCCGACGACACCTGGCGTGCGGCGCACGAGTGGGTGCGCCTCGGCCACTTCGGCGAGCCGCACAACCGCAGGTACGAGAACATGACCATGGCCGCGGTCGCGCGCGAGCGCAGGCAGGACGTCGTCGACGCGTTCCTCGACCTGCTGGTCGAGGAGAACCTGCGGATCAACGAGGTGCAGCCGGGGCCGACCGGGTCGACGCTCGCGAAGTTCGTCACGCACCGGCTCGGCATGGTCGGCACCGACTCGGTGTTCATCGGCGACAAGCCGAGCCCCCGTACGTACGGCTCGTTCCCGCGCATCCTCGGCGAGTTCGTGCGCGAGGAGCGCCACCTGAGCCTGCCCGAGGCGGTGCGGAAGTTCACCTCGTTCCCGGCCGGCCGGCTCGGTCTGCCCGACCGCGGCCTGCTCCGCGACGGGTTCGCCGCCGACGTCGTGGTGTTCGACCCGGAGCGGGTTCGTGCGGTCGCGACGTACGACCAACCTCGCCGCCAGTCGCTCGGCATCGAGTACGTGATCGTCAACGGCACGGTCGTGCTCGACCGCGGCACGCACACCGGGGCGCTCCCCGGTCGCGGCCTGCGCCGCGGCCACACCCGCTGA
- a CDS encoding homocysteine S-methyltransferase family protein yields MFLVSDPKPGLLERLDAGGAVCAEGYLFECERRGYVQAGAFVPEVVLDHPEAVSSLHREFVHAGSDIVEAFTYYGHREKLRLVGKEDILEPLNRNALAIARAVAEESGTLLAGNLCNTNLWADENARPTVRSMFAEQVGWAVEEGAELLIGETFSYLDEALLCVEMMRESGLPTVITLVFHREDVTRDGYPAADAAKALEQAGADVVGVNCGRGPATTLPLLRTITDAVSCHVAALPVPYRTTPSQPTMQALTDPLLPEQRPFPTALDPFTCTRYEMGDFASQAYEMGVRYLGVCCGAGPHHIRAVAEAMDRWTPASVYTPDMSKHAYLGTDPTLKAGNQQYASLL; encoded by the coding sequence TTGTTTCTCGTGTCCGATCCCAAACCTGGCCTGCTCGAACGCCTCGATGCCGGCGGTGCGGTGTGCGCCGAGGGATACCTGTTCGAGTGTGAGCGTCGTGGCTACGTGCAGGCCGGGGCCTTCGTGCCCGAGGTCGTGCTGGACCATCCCGAGGCCGTCAGTTCACTGCATCGTGAGTTCGTCCACGCGGGGTCGGACATCGTCGAGGCGTTCACGTACTACGGCCACCGTGAGAAGCTCCGGCTGGTGGGCAAGGAGGACATCCTCGAACCGCTGAACCGCAATGCGCTCGCGATTGCGCGCGCCGTGGCCGAGGAGTCTGGCACCCTGCTCGCCGGCAACCTGTGCAACACCAACCTGTGGGCGGACGAGAACGCCAGGCCGACGGTCAGGAGCATGTTCGCCGAGCAGGTCGGCTGGGCCGTGGAAGAGGGCGCGGAGCTGCTGATCGGCGAGACGTTCAGCTACCTCGACGAGGCACTGCTGTGCGTCGAGATGATGCGCGAGTCCGGCCTGCCGACGGTGATCACGCTGGTGTTCCACCGCGAGGACGTCACGAGGGACGGGTACCCGGCGGCGGACGCGGCCAAGGCGCTTGAACAGGCCGGCGCAGACGTCGTCGGCGTGAACTGTGGCCGCGGCCCGGCCACCACGCTGCCGCTGCTCCGCACCATCACGGACGCCGTGTCGTGCCACGTCGCCGCGCTGCCGGTGCCGTACCGCACGACGCCGAGCCAGCCCACCATGCAGGCGCTGACCGACCCGCTGCTGCCCGAGCAGCGCCCCTTCCCCACCGCGCTCGACCCGTTCACCTGCACCAGGTACGAGATGGGCGACTTCGCCAGCCAGGCGTACGAGATGGGTGTGCGGTACCTCGGTGTCTGCTGCGGTGCCGGCCCGCACCACATCAGGGCGGTCGCCGAGGCGATGGACCGCTGGACGCCGGCGAGCGTGTACACCCCGGACATGTCGAAGCACGCGTACCTCGGCACCGACC